From Bacteroidota bacterium, the proteins below share one genomic window:
- a CDS encoding DUF1573 domain-containing protein, whose amino-acid sequence MNRTRTLITSAIVGVAGLLTIILASGSVTISPAFASFFAPVDTAKGPKIEVNEIDHDFGKVEQQTNAETNFTITNRGTDTLQIMSANPSCGCTAAVLGDKKLAPGKSTALKVTFDPHNKAEGPFTKVITIVSNSVVEPQKQIRIHGMIYRSKLAHKESMHLDGVFQGNCATCHVDKGKGELGAKLYEADCAICHGSKSDNKPGPDITADEMMNHTPEQWKTVIANGRANTNMPAFHTKNKGPLNDEEIASLVDYMGAFKKNLMRERSMKSSSTGASTNTPKH is encoded by the coding sequence ATGAATCGTACACGTACTCTCATTACCTCCGCCATTGTCGGAGTTGCCGGTCTGTTGACTATCATTCTTGCATCGGGTAGTGTTACTATTTCTCCGGCATTCGCGTCGTTCTTCGCGCCGGTCGATACGGCCAAAGGCCCCAAGATCGAGGTCAACGAGATCGACCATGACTTCGGGAAGGTCGAACAGCAGACGAACGCCGAAACAAACTTTACGATCACGAACCGCGGTACCGATACGCTACAAATCATGAGCGCGAATCCGTCGTGCGGTTGTACGGCAGCGGTGCTTGGCGACAAGAAGCTCGCTCCGGGTAAGTCGACGGCGTTAAAGGTCACGTTCGACCCGCATAACAAGGCTGAGGGTCCGTTCACGAAGGTGATCACGATCGTCTCGAACTCGGTGGTCGAGCCGCAGAAGCAGATCCGCATTCATGGCATGATCTATCGCTCCAAGTTGGCCCATAAAGAGTCGATGCACCTCGACGGTGTGTTCCAGGGCAATTGCGCAACCTGCCATGTCGATAAAGGCAAAGGCGAGCTTGGTGCAAAACTCTACGAAGCCGATTGTGCGATTTGCCACGGCTCGAAGTCGGACAACAAGCCGGGTCCGGATATTACGGCAGACGAGATGATGAACCATACGCCGGAACAATGGAAGACAGTGATCGCCAACGGCCGTGCGAACACGAACATGCCGGCATTCCACACGAAGAATAAAGGCCCGCTCAACGACGAAGAGATCGCTTCGCTCGTCGACTACATGGGTGCGTTCAAAAAGAACTTGATGCGCGAGCGTTCGATGAAGAGCAGCTCGACCGGCGCTTCAACCAACACCCCGAAGCACTAA
- the der gene encoding ribosome biogenesis GTPase Der, with product MPLPLVAIVGRPNVGKSTLFNRLVGERRAITESISGVTRDRIYSKADWAGRDFLIVDTGGIVPESEDIFERGIRKQAEIAITEAAVILFVVDVTAGVHPLDSEVANILRRSGKPVMLITNKADNAERESFRTEFYELGLGEPYTSSAINGRGVGDFLDELLKLLPPQEAETESANMKLAIVGKPNVGKSSYLNALIGEERAIVTPIAGTTRDSIHTTYTYYGQSITLIDTAGIRRKKYVDDALELYSIVRTMKAIEECDVALVLVDATQGVTKQDARILNDVIDARKGVILVVNKWDLVEKETNTAAQFEKSVHEMLKTADFVPVVFISAVTHQRHTKPLELALKVYEDRKKRIGTSALNTDLLADIERTPPPAVQGHDLRINYITQVKTEPPVFALFSNFPDLIPESYKRFVERQLREHYGFSGVPVSLIFRRK from the coding sequence ATGCCGCTACCCTTAGTCGCGATCGTCGGACGCCCAAATGTGGGCAAATCGACGCTCTTTAACCGCCTTGTCGGCGAACGCCGCGCTATTACGGAATCCATTTCCGGCGTGACGCGCGACCGCATCTACTCCAAAGCCGATTGGGCCGGACGAGATTTTTTGATCGTCGATACCGGTGGTATTGTGCCGGAGTCAGAAGACATTTTTGAACGCGGCATCCGCAAGCAGGCCGAGATCGCCATCACGGAGGCGGCTGTCATTCTCTTCGTGGTCGATGTGACGGCCGGCGTACACCCGCTCGATTCCGAAGTTGCCAATATTCTCCGTCGTTCGGGCAAACCCGTAATGCTCATCACGAACAAGGCCGATAATGCCGAACGAGAAAGTTTCCGTACGGAATTTTACGAACTCGGACTGGGCGAACCGTATACGTCGAGTGCCATCAATGGCCGCGGTGTCGGCGATTTCCTTGACGAGTTACTGAAACTGCTTCCCCCACAAGAAGCGGAGACGGAATCGGCTAATATGAAACTGGCGATTGTCGGGAAGCCGAATGTCGGGAAGTCCAGCTATCTGAATGCACTCATCGGCGAAGAACGTGCGATCGTTACGCCGATTGCCGGTACGACACGAGATTCGATCCATACGACGTACACGTATTATGGGCAGTCGATTACGTTAATCGACACGGCAGGTATCCGACGCAAGAAGTATGTCGACGATGCTCTCGAGCTCTATTCGATCGTACGTACAATGAAAGCGATCGAAGAATGCGACGTCGCGCTCGTGCTTGTCGACGCGACACAGGGTGTCACGAAGCAGGATGCGCGTATTCTCAACGACGTGATCGATGCTCGCAAGGGAGTCATTCTTGTCGTGAATAAATGGGATCTTGTCGAAAAGGAGACGAACACGGCTGCACAATTTGAGAAGTCGGTCCACGAAATGCTGAAGACTGCGGACTTCGTCCCTGTCGTCTTTATCAGCGCCGTGACGCATCAACGTCACACAAAACCACTGGAGTTAGCGCTCAAAGTGTATGAAGATCGGAAGAAGCGTATCGGTACTTCGGCGCTGAACACAGATTTGTTGGCGGATATTGAACGAACGCCGCCGCCTGCAGTACAGGGGCACGATCTTCGTATCAATTATATTACGCAAGTAAAAACGGAACCGCCGGTCTTTGCGCTGTTCTCGAATTTTCCCGATCTGATTCCTGAAAGCTACAAACGTTTTGTCGAGCGACAGCTTCGCGAACATTACGGGTTTTCGGGCGTGCCCGTCTCGCTAATCTTCCGTCGGAAGTAG
- the rmuC gene encoding DNA recombination protein RmuC, translating into MIILYILLGVALGLAIGYFAFQSKETGDVTAALRDTETKLAQAQGQLAESEKMRAVAADRLQQLERDRTELRTELEHERGQLRTHAADIARLQETLRASEDSFQKLEQSSEQMRDQLRSQFENLANRILEEKTDKFTKLNQSQLETILNPLQSKLKEFEAKVDQTYRIEAAERNSLKGEILKLTELNKQISDEAANLTRALKGDTKKQGNWGELILEKVLEYSGLRKDEEYVLQESHTSDDGRRQQPDVIVKLPEGKHIIIDSKVSLIAYDRFVAAETDTDRDSAIAEHVASVRSHIKGLSEKNYPGLGSLNAPDFTLLFMPIESSFGLAVQADADLFTYAWERKIVIVSPSTLLATLRTIASIWKQERQTKNALDIADQAGKMYDKLVGFVEDLIAVGKKMDDAKKSYTDAMGKLHSGTGNLVRRAEQMKELGIKASKQLPPSLLDRAE; encoded by the coding sequence ATGATCATTCTGTACATACTCCTTGGCGTCGCATTAGGGTTGGCCATTGGCTATTTCGCGTTTCAATCGAAAGAAACTGGCGATGTCACTGCCGCACTTCGCGATACCGAGACAAAGCTCGCCCAAGCCCAAGGTCAACTCGCGGAATCGGAGAAGATGCGTGCCGTCGCCGCCGATCGTCTGCAGCAACTCGAACGCGACCGCACCGAATTGCGAACGGAACTGGAGCATGAACGCGGACAACTGCGTACCCATGCAGCAGACATTGCTCGACTGCAAGAAACGCTTCGTGCCAGCGAGGATAGCTTTCAAAAACTCGAGCAATCGAGCGAGCAAATGCGGGATCAGTTACGCTCTCAATTCGAGAACCTCGCCAATCGCATCCTCGAAGAGAAGACCGACAAGTTTACCAAGCTCAATCAATCGCAGCTCGAAACAATCCTCAACCCGCTGCAATCGAAGCTTAAGGAGTTCGAGGCCAAAGTTGACCAGACCTATCGCATCGAAGCGGCCGAACGCAACTCACTTAAAGGTGAGATCCTGAAGCTTACCGAACTCAACAAGCAGATCAGCGACGAAGCAGCGAACTTGACGCGAGCACTCAAAGGCGATACGAAGAAGCAAGGCAACTGGGGTGAGCTGATTCTTGAGAAGGTGCTGGAGTATTCCGGGCTTCGCAAGGACGAGGAGTACGTGCTGCAAGAGAGTCATACCTCCGACGATGGCCGCAGGCAACAGCCCGATGTGATCGTCAAACTACCCGAAGGCAAGCACATCATCATCGACTCGAAGGTCTCGCTCATCGCATACGATCGCTTCGTCGCCGCCGAAACCGACACCGACCGCGACAGTGCGATCGCCGAGCACGTCGCATCGGTGCGCTCACATATCAAAGGCTTATCGGAAAAGAACTACCCTGGCCTTGGCTCGCTCAACGCCCCAGACTTCACGCTGCTGTTCATGCCGATAGAATCCTCCTTCGGCCTTGCAGTGCAGGCAGATGCCGACTTGTTCACCTATGCCTGGGAGCGCAAGATTGTGATCGTCAGTCCGTCAACGCTGCTCGCAACGCTTCGCACGATCGCTTCAATTTGGAAGCAAGAGCGACAAACGAAGAACGCGCTCGATATCGCAGACCAGGCCGGCAAGATGTACGACAAGCTCGTCGGTTTCGTCGAAGACCTCATCGCCGTCGGTAAGAAGATGGACGATGCAAAGAAGAGCTACACCGACGCAATGGGCAAACTCCACAGCGGCACCGGCAACCTCGTCCGCCGCGCAGAACAAATGAAAGAGCTCGGCATCAAAGCCTCGAAGCAACTTCCGCCGTCGCTGCTGGACCGAGCGGAGTAA
- a CDS encoding dihydrofolate reductase yields the protein MASPRNTILYIAASLDGFIAPPDDSLDWLSAVAREGEDYGYFSFYETVDTLIVGRRTYDIASRFEGGFPHAKKECYVITSKPQPAQGSVQFYSGDLRALVASLKSHEGGTIFIDGGAGVVNSMLKDDLIDEFVISTIPVLLGSGIRLFGEDNPKLPLRLVSSKAYESGLVQSRYQRVRG from the coding sequence ATGGCGTCACCACGCAACACCATTCTCTATATTGCCGCCAGCCTTGATGGCTTCATCGCCCCGCCAGATGATAGTCTTGATTGGCTTTCCGCCGTCGCCCGCGAGGGCGAGGACTACGGATACTTCTCGTTCTACGAAACGGTGGACACGCTCATCGTCGGCCGACGAACGTATGATATCGCCTCGCGCTTCGAGGGCGGCTTCCCCCATGCGAAGAAGGAGTGCTACGTCATTACGTCCAAGCCGCAGCCCGCACAGGGGTCGGTACAGTTCTATTCCGGCGATCTTCGGGCGCTCGTTGCTTCGCTGAAGTCGCACGAAGGCGGGACGATCTTCATCGACGGCGGTGCAGGCGTGGTGAACTCCATGCTCAAAGACGATCTCATCGATGAGTTCGTGATCTCGACGATACCGGTGCTGCTCGGCAGCGGCATACGGCTCTTCGGCGAAGATAATCCGAAGTTGCCGTTGCGACTGGTCTCGAGCAAGGCGTACGAGTCGGGGTTGGTACAATCACGGTATCAACGTGTAAGAGGATGA
- a CDS encoding M48 family metallopeptidase, which translates to MDIEPKYHVERRRVRYARISVDHELNVKIVIPMRYTRAHLDVLLEEKKRWIAKQVAHFVLARERAVKLGQDELLYFGEPFRVDFDATNAKLAEAWYRDRAKEHVFTRVAELAGQFGYAYNRLFIRGSKTRWGSCSRQKNLSFNWRLMKTPPHVVDYLILHELAHTVHFNHSKRFWARVEATCPDYRLAERWLKENGSALH; encoded by the coding sequence ATGGACATCGAACCGAAGTACCACGTCGAGCGGCGCCGCGTGCGCTATGCACGCATTAGTGTCGATCACGAACTAAATGTGAAGATCGTGATCCCGATGCGCTACACACGCGCGCATCTCGACGTCCTGCTTGAAGAGAAGAAGCGGTGGATCGCAAAACAGGTCGCGCATTTCGTCCTTGCTCGCGAACGGGCGGTCAAGCTCGGTCAGGATGAATTGCTCTATTTCGGCGAGCCGTTTCGGGTTGACTTCGACGCCACGAACGCGAAGCTTGCAGAAGCATGGTATCGTGACCGGGCGAAGGAGCATGTGTTCACGCGCGTCGCAGAACTGGCGGGGCAGTTCGGGTATGCCTATAATCGTCTCTTTATCCGAGGATCAAAGACCCGCTGGGGCAGTTGTTCGCGGCAAAAGAATCTCTCGTTCAACTGGCGACTGATGAAAACGCCGCCGCACGTTGTCGATTATCTCATCCTCCACGAGCTCGCGCACACGGTGCACTTCAACCACTCCAAACGCTTCTGGGCACGCGTCGAAGCGACGTGTCCGGACTACCGCCTTGCCGAACGCTGGCTCAAAGAGAACGGATCAGCATTGCACTAA
- a CDS encoding efflux RND transporter permease subunit, translating into MVGALISFALRNRLLVLLVAVGMFAWGVYAVGNNPVDAIPDLSENQVIVFTEWMGRSPQVIEDQVTYPLVSNLQGIPKVRNIRGSSMFGMSFVYVTFDDDADIYWARTRVTERLNFAQRLLPEGIVPTLGPDGTGVGHIYWYTLEAPGYDLGDLRALQDWFVKPALQTVAGVSEVASFGGFQKQYQITIDPIKLNSYDLTMMDVQRAVRANNNDVGGRKFEMSERSYIIRGLGYVHGVPDIENITIATRGSTPIRVKDVADVQMGGDIRYGVFDENGNGERVGGIVVMRYGENADAVIKAVKTKIADVTKGLPKGVTFHAAYDRSTLIEEAIASVKGTLFEVFLSVSIMVLIFLLHARSAMIILIQIPISVAASFILLNAFGFSSNIMSLTGIALAIGVIVDDAIVMVENAYRHLALTRSS; encoded by the coding sequence ATGGTAGGAGCACTCATATCGTTCGCGCTTCGCAATCGCCTCCTTGTGTTGCTTGTTGCAGTAGGGATGTTTGCGTGGGGTGTGTATGCTGTCGGCAATAATCCGGTGGATGCCATTCCGGATCTCTCGGAGAATCAGGTGATCGTCTTCACCGAATGGATGGGTCGCAGCCCGCAGGTGATCGAAGACCAGGTGACGTATCCGCTCGTGTCGAATCTGCAAGGCATCCCGAAGGTGCGCAACATCCGCGGCTCGTCGATGTTCGGCATGAGCTTCGTGTATGTCACGTTCGATGACGATGCCGACATCTACTGGGCGCGTACGCGTGTGACCGAGCGGCTGAACTTCGCGCAACGGCTCCTGCCCGAAGGCATCGTCCCGACGCTGGGACCGGATGGCACCGGTGTCGGTCACATCTATTGGTACACGCTCGAGGCGCCGGGGTACGACCTCGGCGATCTGCGTGCGCTGCAAGACTGGTTCGTGAAGCCGGCGCTGCAGACGGTCGCGGGAGTGAGCGAGGTCGCATCATTCGGTGGATTCCAGAAACAGTATCAGATCACGATCGACCCGATCAAGCTCAATTCGTACGACCTGACGATGATGGATGTCCAGCGTGCGGTGCGCGCGAACAACAATGACGTCGGCGGACGCAAGTTCGAGATGAGCGAACGCTCGTACATCATCCGCGGCCTCGGATACGTCCACGGCGTGCCGGATATCGAGAACATCACGATCGCGACACGGGGCAGCACTCCGATCCGCGTGAAGGACGTGGCCGACGTGCAGATGGGCGGTGACATTCGCTATGGCGTGTTCGACGAGAACGGCAACGGTGAACGAGTCGGTGGCATCGTCGTGATGCGCTACGGTGAGAACGCCGATGCCGTGATCAAAGCGGTGAAGACCAAGATCGCGGATGTCACAAAGGGACTACCGAAAGGAGTGACGTTCCATGCGGCGTATGACCGCTCAACACTCATCGAAGAAGCGATCGCGTCGGTGAAGGGGACCTTGTTCGAAGTGTTTCTCAGCGTGTCGATCATGGTGCTGATCTTCCTGTTGCATGCACGTAGCGCGATGATCATTCTCATTCAGATCCCGATCTCGGTAGCGGCGAGCTTCATTCTGCTCAATGCGTTCGGATTCTCGTCGAACATCATGTCGCTGACGGGCATTGCGCTTGCGATCGGAGTGATCGTGGACGATGCAATCGTGATGGTGGAGAACGCCTACCGGCACCTCGCGCTCACGCGATCGAGTTAG